From one Solea solea chromosome 15, fSolSol10.1, whole genome shotgun sequence genomic stretch:
- the cep68 gene encoding centrosomal protein of 68 kDa, with the protein MNQTRQTDTNRGGSHRHVSLAPPSRCLTDRQLLLSSTKPHASILKENRCDVYRRDFTDMSFWTRPREERAQMSRDVSPPSGAQKHCGSSVAVSELRGGRGHEEHTFRSSSEQSLSGSIPEFDLPLRQSLTSTVLNPTYTPQPGHLKSGQKEGRGLGRSDGDLTSPHKANYWACAIPKDVLQSPDRHSAGWDPNKDYQALLDYTYPLRTNPLTCDWDSAERHKHSLLQADMQDSGIDLENICSWTSVSGLDVSVSSTEHTEERSHRRLDRSFTELQGEEPLFLTDPVSLYLNNVDSSKSGSDHHLQRHEWPCSTSTALTRSSRILHQPVCACMEEDEEFRRLPEQLSELQLLSTQVCVKTHFKSLTYYVAGTIVRVIAAQLRQQSRDPGTSSIFSSVTSPEKPEAKNKTREDNSQDDTGKEWNVPQSAAAAAAAAHRDSVALRSNGRWVEPVGGRSSASGLRKVECLLEQLCDLTLHQSSQGQQEQSDSLLQHIQVFCSHLEQLIQHLYAASEKIELLAQPAVDITRLKLSLDEYQREVRNHLPLTSCVMHSGQLLLRCINSMSPFLRDTLQLVARESEALQSYNQHFSTDNVVQQSRDQSSLGVQ; encoded by the exons ATGAACCAAACAAGACAGACGGACACAAACAGAGGCGGGTCACACAGACATGTTTCTCTGGCTCCGCCCTCCAGGTGTCTGACGGACAGACAGCTGCTGCTCTCCTCCACAAAACCACATGCATCTATCTTAAAG GAGAACAGATGTGATGTTTACAGAAGAGACTTCACTGATATGAGCTTCTGGACTCGcccaagagaggagagagcacagATGAGCAGAGATGTGTCGCCTCCCTCAGGCGCTCAGAAACACTGCGGCTCCTCTGTGGCTGTGTCAGAGCTCAGGGGCGGTCGAGGCCATGAAGAACATACTTTTAGATCATCAAGTGAGCAAAGCCTCTCAGGTTCTATACCAGAGTTTGACCTTCCTCTGAGACAGTCACTCACTTCCACTGTCCTGAATCCTACCTACACTCCTCAACCAGGGCACTTGAAGTCAGGCCAGAAAGAGGGAAGAGGTTTGGGGCGTTCAGATGGAGATCTGACATCTCCTCACAAGGCAAATTACTGGGCCTGTGCCATCCCTAAAGATGTGCTTCAGTCTCCAGACAGGCACTCTGCAGGCTGGGACCCGAACAAGGACTACCAGGCACTGCTGGATTACACCTACCCTCTAAGAACAAATCCTTTGACCTGTGACTGGGACAGCGCTGAGCGCCACAAGCACTCCCTCCTGCAGGCAGACATGCAAGACTCAGGGATTGACCTGGAAAACATCTGCAGTTGGACGAGTGTGTCGGGGTTAGACGTCTCTGTGAGCAGCACAGAGCACACAGAAGAGAGGAGTCATCGTCGTCTGGATCGTAGCTTCACTGAGCTGCAGGGGGAGGAGCCACTCTTCCTCACAGACCCTGTGAGTCTGTACCTGAACAATGTGGACAGCAGTAAGAGCGGCAGTGATCACCACCTTCAACGCCATGAATGGCCCTGCTCCACCTCCACCGCTCTCACCCGCTCCTCCAGGATACTTCATCAgccagtgtgtgcatgtatggaggaagacgaggagttCAGGCGTCTTCCAGAACAGCTGAgcgagctgcagctgctgtccaCTCAGGTCTGTGTTAAAACTCACTTTAAATCACTAACCTATTATGTAGCAGGTACTATt GTGAGGGTGATCGCAGCTCAGTTAAGGCAGCAATCCAGAGATCCAGgaacctcctccatcttctcctctgtcacTTCGCCTGAAAAGCCGGaggccaaaaacaaaacaagggagGACAACAGTCAAGATGACACGGGCAAAGAGTGGAATGTCCCTCAGTCAG cagcagcagcagcagcagcagctcacaggGACTCTGTGGCACTGAGGAGTAATGGAAGATGGGTGGAGCCAGTTGGAGGCAGATCAAGTGCATCCGGACTTAGGAAAGTGGAGTGTTTGCTGGAGCAGCTGTGTGACCTCACCCTGCATCAGAGCAGCCAGGGACAACAGGAGCAGAGTGACTCCTTACTGCAGCACATCCAG GTCTTCTGTTCGCACCTGGAGCAGCTCATCCAGCATCTGTACGCAGCGTCAGAGAAGATCGAGCTCCTGGCTCAACCAGCTGTGGACATCACCAGACTGAAATTATCTCTGGATGAGTATCAG agaGAAGTGAGAAACCATCTGCCCCTGACCTCCTGTGTCATGCACAGTGGACAGCTTCTACTCCGTTGCATCAACAGCATGTCTCCAT TTTTAAGAGACACTCTGCAGCTGGTTGCGAGGGAATCTGAAGCTCTGCAGAGCTACAATCAGCACTTCTCCACGGACAACGTggtgcagcagagcagagaccagTCGTCTCTGGGAGTGCAGTGA